The genomic region GAATTCCACTTATTAGCTTCTAATGGATTTGGAGTAATATTTACCAATCCACATGGCAGTGAAGGATATGGAAATGATTTCGCAGATATTAGAGGAAAATATGGAACAATAGATTATAGAGATTTAATGAAAGCTGTCGATGCTGTAGTAGAAAAATTTAATTTGGATAAAAATAAGTTGGGTGTTACAGGTGGATCATATGGTGGATATATGACTAATTGGATTGTTACTCAAACTGATAAGTTCAAAGCTGCTGTAACTCAAAGATCAATTTCTAATTGGTTTAGTATGTATGGAACTACAGATATTGGGTATTATTTTGTTACAGACCAAATTGGTGGCCATCCTTGGGAAAATAAAGAAAAATATATTGAATCATCACCGTTATTTCATGTTGATAAAGCAAAAACACCTTTATTGTTAATTCATTCATTAAAAGATTATAGGTGTTGGGTACCTGAAGCTCTTCAATTCTATACAGCATTAAAAGTACGTGGTGTAAAAACAAAGTTAGCATTATTCCCTGATGAAAATCATGAATTATCTCGAAGTGGAAAACCCGATCATAGGATTAAACGATATAACTTAATAATAGAATGGTTTGATAAAAATATAAAATGAGGCTTAACGCCTCATTTTATTAATATATAATTATATTATAATCATAAAAATTCCCAAAGAAATGAAAGATATAAAAAATATTGTATCTTTTAGTTTCCATTGAAATTGTTTATATCTTGTTCTTCCTTCCCAACCACTATAGCATCTTGCTTCCATCGCTATACTTAATTCATCCGCCCTTCTAAGAGCAGAAACCAACAAAGGTATAATTATAGCAACTAATCCTTTTAATCTACCAGATATTTTTCTTGAATCAAAATTAGCTCCTCTACTCATTTGTGCTTTAAATATCCTTTCTGCTTCACTTGCCATTACTGGAATGAACCTAATTGCAATTGTCATAACCATAGACAATTCATGCGCAAATGATCTTTTTACTCTAAGCCATATTAAAACATCTTCCATTGCATTTGCAAGAGATGTTGGAGATGTTGTTAAAGTTAACACTGAAGATAACATAATAGCAAAAAATAATCTAAAAGTTATTATTGCTGCGTTAGATAATCCAGTATCTGTAATTTTTATAAACCAAAGCTGATAAATAACATTGCCTTCATAATTAAACAATTGTACAACAAAAGCAAATAAAATCAACATCCACATTGATTTTATTGATTTTCCATACATTCTAAGTCCAACTCGAGATAAAACCATTAATATAAGTGTGTATAATGACATCAACACAACATCATAAAAACTATTTATAGTAAAAGCAAAACCAGCAAGAAAAAATAATCCTATTAATTTTGCTCTTGGATCTAATGAATGCATTAATGATTTTTTTTCAACATATCTTCCTATTGCAATATTTTCAGCAAACATTTCACACC from Marinitoga aeolica harbors:
- a CDS encoding energy-coupling factor transporter transmembrane component T family protein — translated: MFAENIAIGRYVEKKSLMHSLDPRAKLIGLFFLAGFAFTINSFYDVVLMSLYTLILMVLSRVGLRMYGKSIKSMWMLILFAFVVQLFNYEGNVIYQLWFIKITDTGLSNAAIITFRLFFAIMLSSVLTLTTSPTSLANAMEDVLIWLRVKRSFAHELSMVMTIAIRFIPVMASEAERIFKAQMSRGANFDSRKISGRLKGLVAIIIPLLVSALRRADELSIAMEARCYSGWEGRTRYKQFQWKLKDTIFFISFISLGIFMIII